In Ursus arctos isolate Adak ecotype North America unplaced genomic scaffold, UrsArc2.0 scaffold_3, whole genome shotgun sequence, one DNA window encodes the following:
- the SSBP1 gene encoding single-stranded DNA-binding protein, mitochondrial isoform X2, translating to MFRRPVLQVFHQFVRRESEIASSLVLERSLNRVQLLGRVGQDPVMRQVEGKNPVTIFSLATNEMWRSGENEAYQMGDVSQKTTWHRISVFRPGLRDVAYQYVKKGSRIYVEGKVDYGEYTDKNNVRRQATTIIADNIIFLSDQTKEKA from the exons ATGTTTCGAAGACCTGTTTTACAG GTATTTCATCAGTTTGTAAGACGTGAGTCTGAAATAGCTAGCAGCTTGGTTCTTGAAAGAT CTCTGAACCGTGTGCAGCTGCTTGGGCGAGTGGGTCAGGACCCCGTCATGAGACAGGTGGAAGGGAAAAACCCAGTCACGATATTTTCTCTAGCGACGAATGAGATGTGGCGGTCAGGGGAGAATGAAGCGTACCAAATGG GTGATGTCAGTCAAAAGACAACGTGGCACAGAATATCAGTATTCCGCCCCGGCCTCAGAGATGTGGCATATCAGTATGTGAAAAAGGG gtCCCGAATTTATGTAGAAGGGAAAGTAGACTATGGCGAATACACAGATAAAAATAATGTGAGGCGACAAGCAACAACAATCATAGCTG ATAACATTATATTTCTGAGCGACCAGACCAAAGAGAAGGCATAG
- the SSBP1 gene encoding single-stranded DNA-binding protein, mitochondrial isoform X1, whose protein sequence is MFRRPVLQVFHQFVRRESEIASSLVLERSLNRVQLLGRVGQDPVMRQVEGKNPVTIFSLATNEMWRSGENEAYQMGDVSQKTTWHRISVFRPGLRDVAYQYVKKGSRIYVEGKVDYGEYTDKNNVRRQATTIIAGKKLVVIAIPSCLFPFLKAWLLVSNLNRGFEN, encoded by the exons ATGTTTCGAAGACCTGTTTTACAG GTATTTCATCAGTTTGTAAGACGTGAGTCTGAAATAGCTAGCAGCTTGGTTCTTGAAAGAT CTCTGAACCGTGTGCAGCTGCTTGGGCGAGTGGGTCAGGACCCCGTCATGAGACAGGTGGAAGGGAAAAACCCAGTCACGATATTTTCTCTAGCGACGAATGAGATGTGGCGGTCAGGGGAGAATGAAGCGTACCAAATGG GTGATGTCAGTCAAAAGACAACGTGGCACAGAATATCAGTATTCCGCCCCGGCCTCAGAGATGTGGCATATCAGTATGTGAAAAAGGG gtCCCGAATTTATGTAGAAGGGAAAGTAGACTATGGCGAATACACAGATAAAAATAATGTGAGGCGACAAGCAACAACAATCATAGCTGGTAAGAAGCTTGTGGTAATAGCtattccctcctgcctcttccccttttTAAAAGCTTGGCTGCTTGTAAGTAACTTGAACAGGGGCTTTGAGAACTGA